TGGAACGGGTGCGCCCGGATTATCTCAGCCAAATCAATTATCTGGGCCATCATGCCGGGGTCAAGGCCGAGCTGACTCCGCTGGAAAACCTGCGTTTCGCCCAGGCCCTCGCTACCCCGCGTGGCGATGTCGACCTCTACGGGGTGTTGGACCGCCTGTCTCTGCGCGGCTTCGAGGACGTGCCCTGCCGGATGCTGTCGGCGGGCCAGAACCGGCGGGTCGGGCTGGCACGCCTGCTGGTCAGCGATGCCTTGCTATGGGTGCTCGACGAGCCCTTCACCGCCCTCGACCGCAGGGGGATAGCCGATGTCGAGGCCATCTTGCTGGAGCATGTTCGAAGCGGAGGCATCGTGGTGCTCACCACTCACCACACCACCCGCCTCGACGGCTGCACGGTCAAGGTCATCGACCTCAGCGCCGGGGTATCCGATTCGTGACGGAGGCGGATGGACGAATGGGCCACGTCTTCGTCAGGGTCCTGATGCGGGACCTGACCCTGGCGTTCCGGCACCGCGGCGAACTGGCCAATCCCCTGGTGTTTTTCGTCATGGTGGTCAGCCTGTTCCCTCTGGGTATAGGTCCGGCGCCTTCCACCCTGGCGGAGATCGCGCCGGGGATCATCTGGGTGGCCGCGCTGCTGGCTTCCATGCTCGCCCTGGATGCCATGTTCCGTACGGATTTCGAGGACGGCTCCCTTGAACAGATGGCCTTGAGCCACCACCCCCTGTCGGTGATCGTCCTGGCCAAGGTACTGGCCCATTGGCTGATCACCGGCCTGCCCCTGATTATCATCGCGCCGTTGTTGGGGGTGCTGCTGTATCTGCCGGGTGACGCCATGTGGGTGCTGGTGGCCAGCCTCGCCCTCGGCACCCCCGTACTGAGTCTCATCGGTGCCATCGGCACGGGGCTCACGGTGGGGCTGAAGCGCGGTGGCGTGCTGTTGTCCCTGCTGGTGCTCCCCCTCTATGTGCCGGTGCTGATCTTCGGCGCCCTGGCCGTCAACGATGCCACCGCCGGGCTCAGCGTAGCGGGTCATCTCTATCTCATGGGGGCGTTGCTGGTCCTCTCCATCGCCCTATCCCCTCTGGCAACCGCTGCCGCCATCCGGGTCAGCATCGGCTAGAATCCCATTCCCATGCGTATACCACGATTCCTTCACCGTTTCTCCTCGCCCCGCATTTACTACGGCATCGCCGGCTGGCTGTCCCAATGGACCCTGGCAGTGGCCCTCGGCCTGATGGTAGTCGGCCTCTATATCGGCCTGGTGCTGGCGCCCACCCATTCCGAGCAGGGGGAGAGTTACCGCATCATCTTCATCCACGTGCCGGCCGCTTCCAATTCCATGATGGTGTATGTGGTCATGGCGGTGGCGAGCCTCATCTTTTTAGTTTGGCGCATCAAGCTGGCGGACGTAGTGGCGGCCGCCAGCGCGCCCATCGGGGCCTCTTTCACCTTTCTGGCTCTCGTGACCGGCTCCATCTGGGGCAAGCCCACTTGGGGGACCTGGTGGCAATGGGATGCGCGGCTGACCTCGGAACTGATCCTGCTGTTCCTGTATCTCGGTTACATGGCCCTGCGGGCGGCCATCGAGAATCGCCAGAATGCGGGACGGGCCGCCGCGGTGCTGGCCCTCGTGGGGGTCATCAACATCCCCATCATCCACTACTCGGTGCAGTGGTGGAACACCCTCCATCAGGGCGCCACCATCAGCAAGTTCTCCCAGCCCTCCATCCAGGGCACCATGCTCGCGGCGCTGCTGCTGATGATGGCCATGTTCGTATTCTTCTACGCCACTGCCTTGCTGGTGCGGGGGCGCTGCATGGTGTTGCAGAACGAGGTCCGGGCATCCTGGGTCCGGGAGCCGCCCGTGACCCGGCCGCAATACGTCGCCTGGACCATCCCGTTGATCGCGATCATATTCACGGCATGGTTGCACCTGTCATCGGAGCGTGAAGCCGTTTACAGTCCCGGTGAACTGGCACAGGTCTCCGCAGTCGAACACGAGGCGATCACCGTGCAGGGGGTCGTGCGGGACGTCGAGGACCACGGGGCCATCAAGCGTTTTCGTCTGGCAGTGGACGACGCGGCCGTGGATATACGCTTCCCGGGCAATCTCCCGGCACAGTTCAGGGCCGGCTGGGGTGCCCGGGTGACCGGCACGTACGCCGCGGAGACGGGGCGCATCGAGGCCCGTTCCGTGGCCGCCCTCAATGTACGGGACCACAGCAGTTACGTCATAATCGCCTACCTGATTGCCCTGGTGACGCTGCTGATCAACGCGCTGGCGCCTTATCGTTGTCTGGCAACGAGCAAGGCCGTCATTGCGCGCAGACACAGGCGCGAGGAACTCGATAGATGAATCCGAAAAGAAAACAACGACTGGCGCTGATCGGCGCCTTGGTGACCCTGGTGGCCGTCGCCGTGGGTCTGATGCTCATGGCCCTCAACGAGAACATTAATCTGTTTTTCAGCCCCACCCAGGTGGCGGCGGGCGAGGTCCCGGACAACCATGTATTCCGCCTCGGCGGCCTGGTGGAGAACGGCAGCGTCAAGCGCCGTCAGGACTCCCTGGAGGTGGAATTCAAGGTCACCGATACCGCGCACAACATACCCGTGGTTTATACCGGCATCCTGCCCGATCTGTTCCGTGAGGGTCAGGGGATCATCGCCCTCGGGCGGCTGAACGGCAACGGCCAGTTCGTGGCCGACGAGGTACTGGCCAAGCACGACGAGAACTACATGCCGCCGGAGGTGGCCGAGGCCCTGAAGGCGGTGGAAACCAGTCCGGGCAACAACCCGCTCTCCCACCCCGGGCAAGGCTCATGATCCCCGAAATCGGGCATTTCGCCCTCATCATCGCCCTGTCCATCGCGATCATCCAGGGTACTCTGCCATTGCTGGGGGTGTGGCTGGACCGACCCGCATGGATAGGTGTGGCGGTTCCTGCGGCCCGGGCCCAGGTGCTGTTCCTGGCCATCTCCTTCATCTGTCTGACCTATGCCTTCCTGGTGGATGATTTCTCGGTGGCCTACGTCGCCACCAACTCAAACACCGCCCAGCCCCTGATGTACAAGATCTCCGCCGTGTGGGGGGCCCACGAGGGCTCGCTGTTGCTTTGGGTGCTGATGCTGGGGATCTGGGGCCTGGCCATCACCCTGTTCAGCCGCTCCGTGCCGGAGGTCTTCACGGCGCGGGTGCTGGCGGTCATCGGTCTGGTGGGTGTGGGCTTCCTGCTGTTCACCCTGGGCACCTCCAACCCCTTCGAACGCCTGTTCCCGGCACCGCTGCAGGGGCGCGAGCTGAACCCGTTGCTCCAGGACCCCGGGCTCGCCATCCACCCGCCCATGTTGTACCTGGGTTATGTGGGCATGGTAGTGCCCTTCGCCTTTGCCATCGCCGCCCTGCTGGAGGGCCGACTGGATTCCGCATGGGTGCGCTGGACGCGGCCCTGGACCAACGTGGCCTGGATGTTCCTGACCTTCGGCATCGCCCTCGGTAGCTGGTGGGCCTACTATGAACTGGGTTGGGGCGGCTGGTGGTTCTGGGACCCGGTGGAGAACGCCTCGTTCATGCCGTGGCTGGTGGCCACCGCCCTCATCCACTCCCTCGCCGTCACCGAGAAGCGGGGCTCCTTTCGCAGCTGGACGGTCCTGCTGTCCATCTTCGCCTTCTCCCTCAGTCTGTTGGGGACCTTCCTGGTGCGTTCCGGGGTGCTGGTATCCGTCCACGCCTTCGCCACCGATCCGGCGCGCGGGATGTACATACTCATCTTCCTGTGCGTGGTCATCGGCTCTTCCCTGCTGCTGTTCGCCTGGCGTGCCGCCGCGGTGAGTGCCAGCGCCAGGTTCGAGTGGGTATCCAAGGATACCTTTCTGCTGCTGAACAACATCCTGCTCACGGTGGCCGCGGCCAGTGTGCTCATCGGCACCCTCTACCCGCTGTTTCTGGACGCCCTGGGGCTCGGCAAGATCTCGGTGGGACCACCCTACTTCAACACGGTTTTCGTGCCCCTCATGCTGCCCCTGCTGTTGCTCATGGGCATCGGCCCGCTGGCGCGCTGGAAGAAGGACACGCCGGCGCGGCTCGCGCGGCTGAACCGCTTCACCCTGCCCGCGGCCATCGTGCTCGCCTCGGTGACCCTCGGACTGGTGGGTAAGCTGTCGGACATCATGGTATGGCTGGGTCTGTTCGCGGCCTTCTGGATCGTGGTCACGGCCCTCTATGGCGTCCGCCGCCAGATGGGTGGCAAGGGCATGCGGGGCCTGTCTCTCGGCTTCGGCGGCATGACCGTCGCCCACACGGGTATGGCGGTGTTCGTGGTCGGGGTGACCCTCACCTCGGCCTACAGCATCGAGCAGGACGTGCGCATGGCCCCCGGCGACAGCCTCGAAGTGAAGGATTATCGCTTCCAGTTCGAGGGTGTGGCGCCCCATCGGGGGGCCAATTACCGTTCCACCATGGGGACCATGGATGTCTATGAGGGTGGTGAACGCGTTACCACGCTCTATCCCGAGAAACGATACTATGCCTCCCAGGAGAACCCCATGACCGAGGCCGCCATCGACGCCGGGGTGACCCGGGACCTCTACGTCGCCCTCGGTGAGCCGGTGGGCAGTGGTGCCTGGGCGGTGCGCGTCTACCACAAGCCCTTCATACAGTGGATCTGGTTCGGTTGCCTGATGATGGGCATAGGCGGCCTCTTGGCCTCCTTCGACCGGCGCTACCGTCTGGCTCGCCGGGTGGTGAGGGCGGGTGGTGCCGGCGCGACGCCACGGCCGATGGCCGGCATAGCAGAGGGTGCCGGGGGATGATGCGACTGCTGATTCCCTTCGGAATCTTCATCGTCCTGATCGTTTTCCTGGGTATCGGGCTCGGCCTTAACCCCCGCGAGGTACCCTCCCCTCTCATCAACAAGGCGGCTCCGGCGTTCGAGTTGCCCACCCTGGCGGATGCCGAAAGGTCCATCGGTCTGGAAGACCTCAAGGCCGATGGTGTCGTGTTGTTCAATGTGTGGGCGAGCTGGTGCGTGGCCTGTCGTCACGAACATCCCTTGCTGGTGTCCCTCGCGCGCCAGAACGTCATCCCCATCTATGGTCTGAACTACAAGGATGAACGACCGGCGGCGCTGCAGTGGCTGCGACAACTCGGCAACCCCTACAAGGCGAGCGTCTATGACGAGGATGGTCGGGTCGGTATCGACTGGGGGGTCTACGGCGTCCCCGAAACCTTCGTGGTGGATGGTGATGGCATCATTCGCCACAAACACACCGGACCACTGACGGTAGAGGCCTGGGAGACGGAAGTGCTGCCGCGGATCCGGCGGCTACAGGAGGGCGAAGGATGAAAATGACGCGGCTGCTGCTGATTCTCCTGGCCTGCGGTCTGGCCGCCGGTGCCTGGGGATCGGTGGAACCACTGTCCTTCTCCTCCCCCGAGGCGGAGAGACGCTACAAGAACCTCATCGAGGAACTCCGCTGCCTGGTGTGTCAGAACCAGAACCTCGCCGCCTCCGATGCCGATCTGGCGAAGGATCTGCGACGTGAGACCTACAACATGGTGGAGGAAGGCAAGACCGAGGGTGAGGTCATCGACTTCATGGTGGACCGCTACGGCGATTTCGTCCTCTACCGGCCACCCGTCAAGAGTACCACCCTGCTATTGTGGCTGACGCCGCTGCTTCTGGCACTGGCCGGCCTGACGGTTCTGTTCCTGCAGATCAGGAAACGCAAGGCAGCCAGTGCATCCAGCGACGAGGCCCTGAGCGCCGAGGAACAGGCTCGCCTCGACAATCTGCTCGACCATTCTCCCTCCGACTCCCGGGATAACTGA
Above is a window of Gammaproteobacteria bacterium DNA encoding:
- the ccmA gene encoding cytochrome c biogenesis heme-transporting ATPase CcmA, translated to MLLAARDLACERDDRLLFSGLDFQLAAREILQVEGRNGSGKTSLLRIICGLALASAGGIYWRNQPVERVRPDYLSQINYLGHHAGVKAELTPLENLRFAQALATPRGDVDLYGVLDRLSLRGFEDVPCRMLSAGQNRRVGLARLLVSDALLWVLDEPFTALDRRGIADVEAILLEHVRSGGIVVLTTHHTTRLDGCTVKVIDLSAGVSDS
- the ccmB gene encoding heme exporter protein CcmB, whose translation is MGHVFVRVLMRDLTLAFRHRGELANPLVFFVMVVSLFPLGIGPAPSTLAEIAPGIIWVAALLASMLALDAMFRTDFEDGSLEQMALSHHPLSVIVLAKVLAHWLITGLPLIIIAPLLGVLLYLPGDAMWVLVASLALGTPVLSLIGAIGTGLTVGLKRGGVLLSLLVLPLYVPVLIFGALAVNDATAGLSVAGHLYLMGALLVLSIALSPLATAAAIRVSIG
- a CDS encoding cytochrome c maturation protein CcmE, with protein sequence MRIPRFLHRFSSPRIYYGIAGWLSQWTLAVALGLMVVGLYIGLVLAPTHSEQGESYRIIFIHVPAASNSMMVYVVMAVASLIFLVWRIKLADVVAAASAPIGASFTFLALVTGSIWGKPTWGTWWQWDARLTSELILLFLYLGYMALRAAIENRQNAGRAAAVLALVGVINIPIIHYSVQWWNTLHQGATISKFSQPSIQGTMLAALLLMMAMFVFFYATALLVRGRCMVLQNEVRASWVREPPVTRPQYVAWTIPLIAIIFTAWLHLSSEREAVYSPGELAQVSAVEHEAITVQGVVRDVEDHGAIKRFRLAVDDAAVDIRFPGNLPAQFRAGWGARVTGTYAAETGRIEARSVAALNVRDHSSYVIIAYLIALVTLLINALAPYRCLATSKAVIARRHRREELDR
- the ccmE gene encoding cytochrome c maturation protein CcmE, producing the protein MNPKRKQRLALIGALVTLVAVAVGLMLMALNENINLFFSPTQVAAGEVPDNHVFRLGGLVENGSVKRRQDSLEVEFKVTDTAHNIPVVYTGILPDLFREGQGIIALGRLNGNGQFVADEVLAKHDENYMPPEVAEALKAVETSPGNNPLSHPGQGS
- a CDS encoding heme lyase CcmF/NrfE family subunit, producing the protein MIPEIGHFALIIALSIAIIQGTLPLLGVWLDRPAWIGVAVPAARAQVLFLAISFICLTYAFLVDDFSVAYVATNSNTAQPLMYKISAVWGAHEGSLLLWVLMLGIWGLAITLFSRSVPEVFTARVLAVIGLVGVGFLLFTLGTSNPFERLFPAPLQGRELNPLLQDPGLAIHPPMLYLGYVGMVVPFAFAIAALLEGRLDSAWVRWTRPWTNVAWMFLTFGIALGSWWAYYELGWGGWWFWDPVENASFMPWLVATALIHSLAVTEKRGSFRSWTVLLSIFAFSLSLLGTFLVRSGVLVSVHAFATDPARGMYILIFLCVVIGSSLLLFAWRAAAVSASARFEWVSKDTFLLLNNILLTVAAASVLIGTLYPLFLDALGLGKISVGPPYFNTVFVPLMLPLLLLMGIGPLARWKKDTPARLARLNRFTLPAAIVLASVTLGLVGKLSDIMVWLGLFAAFWIVVTALYGVRRQMGGKGMRGLSLGFGGMTVAHTGMAVFVVGVTLTSAYSIEQDVRMAPGDSLEVKDYRFQFEGVAPHRGANYRSTMGTMDVYEGGERVTTLYPEKRYYASQENPMTEAAIDAGVTRDLYVALGEPVGSGAWAVRVYHKPFIQWIWFGCLMMGIGGLLASFDRRYRLARRVVRAGGAGATPRPMAGIAEGAGG
- a CDS encoding DsbE family thiol:disulfide interchange protein yields the protein MMRLLIPFGIFIVLIVFLGIGLGLNPREVPSPLINKAAPAFELPTLADAERSIGLEDLKADGVVLFNVWASWCVACRHEHPLLVSLARQNVIPIYGLNYKDERPAALQWLRQLGNPYKASVYDEDGRVGIDWGVYGVPETFVVDGDGIIRHKHTGPLTVEAWETEVLPRIRRLQEGEG
- a CDS encoding cytochrome c-type biogenesis protein; amino-acid sequence: MKMTRLLLILLACGLAAGAWGSVEPLSFSSPEAERRYKNLIEELRCLVCQNQNLAASDADLAKDLRRETYNMVEEGKTEGEVIDFMVDRYGDFVLYRPPVKSTTLLLWLTPLLLALAGLTVLFLQIRKRKAASASSDEALSAEEQARLDNLLDHSPSDSRDN